The following is a genomic window from Capnocytophaga stomatis.
TCGCAGACCAGGTACCAATCGCATATGAATCACAAAAGCATAGACCATAATGCTAACCAAAGCCCACGTTTCTTTCGGGTCCCAGCCCCAATAACGTCCCCAACTTTCGTTTGCCCACATTCCGCCTAAGAAATTTCCAATAGTAAGCATTACCAAACCAACCGTTAAAGCTAATTCATTAACAATCAGAAGTTCTTGAATAGCTGGCGATAATTTTCCTTTATTATTTTTATTGGTAAAAATCATCAAAAACATACACACAATTCCCAAAATTGCCCCTAAAGCAAAAGGTCCGTAACTTCCCACAATTACCGCTACGTGAATCATTAGCCAATAGCTGTTTAACACGGGTTGTAACGTTCCAATGGAAGGATCCATCCAATTCCAATGAGCTACCATCAATATCATTGAAGTTACAAATGTAGTAGATGCCAGCGACAAAGGAGAACGTTTTGCAAACAGTAAACCAATGCCCATTGTAGCCCAAGCCACATAAATCATACTCTCGTAAGCGTCACTCCAAGGAGCGTGTCCCGAAATATACCAACGCCCAATAAGCCCCAAAGTGTGAAGTGAAAACAGAATAAAAATCAGATATTTACATACAGTAACAGCAATCCTGACAATTTTCTTTTTTGAAAAAATATCAACAATGAGTAGCACAAACATAAATGTTCCTACATACAAATACCATTCAAATAATCGATTGAAAATATGAGCTTTATTGTATAAAATCTCAGCTTTTATCTTATTTTCAGAAGGTAAAACCTCTCCTCCGTGGTTTTGTTGATTCTTTTTAAAAGCATCTAACATTTTATCGGGATTGGTATAATCACCCGTTTGTACTGACTCCCGAAGCATATTCAAGTAAATAGGTACAGAACCATTTATAAAATTAGCATACAATGAATCTTTTACAATACTCGTATTTTCACGGAATTCGAGTGTTGATACCCATCTGTTATTTTCATCGTCCAAAAGCGGAAATATTTTCAAAATTTCCCCAGATAAGGCACGATTCAACAGCCCCATACGCTCATCTGCTTGCTTAAAATCCTTCTGGAATTGATTCGGAGTGTTTGTAGCGTAGGCTTCTTGCAAAAAAGGAGCAAGTTTATAGTTCATTTTTTCGTCATAAAAATCAACTGCACTTACATATTTCTTTCCTTTTTCAACTCCTAAGATTGAATGAAGACTATCATTTTGCTTTTTAACAAACATAAAATCAACATAATACCAAGCCATCGGATTTAACATCATTGAAACAAGTACCTGATTGGCATCCATTTCCTTGAAGGTATCATCTTTGCTCATTTTTCGCAAAAGCTCAGAGGCAAACGTATTTACAGGTTTCATTCGTCCTGCATCCTGAATGACAAGTTCCCCGAATTTCTTAGCGTGCTGTTTGCTTACGGTAGTAGCTTTCAGAATGGAATCTATCTGTTTTTCAGTAGGTCGCATTGAATGTTGAGCAAACAAAGAAGTGCCTCCCATCAAAAATAACAGAATAAGCAAAGTTGCACGTTTAGCTTGTATTTCTTTGAGTTGCTGAGCGAGCCTGATAAATCGAGATTTTCCAACAAACATAAAGGCTATCAATCCGCCATAAAGCAAAAAGTAACCTATGTACGTTAAAAGAGTACCCCAATAGTCGTGATTTACGGACAGAACAGAACCTTTTTCATCAGGATGAAATTGTGCTTGAAAAACTCTGTATCCCTTGTAATTCAATATGTTATTCATAAATATATCATAATCAAACTTCTCTTCTCCTGATTTTACAGAAACTTTACTTTTGAAAGCCGAATAACTTTTATCGGTTCCCGGATATTTATCGGCAATAAAATCATTCAGTGTAACAGAAAAAGGAATTTGAACACGGCGAGAGCCATAACTTATGTAAAAATCTAATCCATTCAAATTGACCATCATAGGAGGATTTACAGAACCTTTACCACCCAAAACAGTAACTTCTTTAACTTCATTTCCTGACTTTACTTCAAACACAACTGCATTCGGACTTTCTTTAGTAACCTCTTTTTCAGGTAGTTTCCGAATTCCTTCACGCCCTTTTACCATTGGCTCAGGAATTACAAATTGCGTTTGCCCCAAAACGTACAATGACCGCAAATGAAACGATTGAATGCTGTCTTTAAGCACTGGCGTCTGTTCCTGAGTTGCCATTGTCATATAATTACCCTCGAACGGAGTATTAATAAAAT
Proteins encoded in this region:
- the ccsA gene encoding cytochrome c biogenesis protein CcsA, producing MLKLLAKFLFSTRLMAVLFVVFAVALALGTFIENDYGIDTARIWVYNAWWFELIMLIFMINFIGNIKRYSLLKKENWAVLVLHLSWVFIIVGAFITRYVSDEGIISIREGETVDFYVSDRTYVTVFVDGEHQGDGLRRSNQTEVLFSQHSNNSYHWKSDFKGKDFEVKYKEFIRGVEDGFVPDPEGEGYLKLVESGSGGRHEHYLKDGEISNIHNILFAVNRPTSGAINLTINEEGYFINTPFEGNYMTMATQEQTPVLKDSIQSFHLRSLYVLGQTQFVIPEPMVKGREGIRKLPEKEVTKESPNAVVFEVKSGNEVKEVTVLGGKGSVNPPMMVNLNGLDFYISYGSRRVQIPFSVTLNDFIADKYPGTDKSYSAFKSKVSVKSGEEKFDYDIFMNNILNYKGYRVFQAQFHPDEKGSVLSVNHDYWGTLLTYIGYFLLYGGLIAFMFVGKSRFIRLAQQLKEIQAKRATLLILLFLMGGTSLFAQHSMRPTEKQIDSILKATTVSKQHAKKFGELVIQDAGRMKPVNTFASELLRKMSKDDTFKEMDANQVLVSMMLNPMAWYYVDFMFVKKQNDSLHSILGVEKGKKYVSAVDFYDEKMNYKLAPFLQEAYATNTPNQFQKDFKQADERMGLLNRALSGEILKIFPLLDDENNRWVSTLEFRENTSIVKDSLYANFINGSVPIYLNMLRESVQTGDYTNPDKMLDAFKKNQQNHGGEVLPSENKIKAEILYNKAHIFNRLFEWYLYVGTFMFVLLIVDIFSKKKIVRIAVTVCKYLIFILFSLHTLGLIGRWYISGHAPWSDAYESMIYVAWATMGIGLLFAKRSPLSLASTTFVTSMILMVAHWNWMDPSIGTLQPVLNSYWLMIHVAVIVGSYGPFALGAILGIVCMFLMIFTNKNNKGKLSPAIQELLIVNELALTVGLVMLTIGNFLGGMWANESWGRYWGWDPKETWALVSIMVYAFVIHMRLVPGLRGRWAFSFASTVSFFSILMTYFGVNFYLSGLHSYASGDKIITPSFVYYSVAFVLILGAVSFWKYRLHYKK